The following coding sequences lie in one Miscanthus floridulus cultivar M001 chromosome 9, ASM1932011v1, whole genome shotgun sequence genomic window:
- the LOC136480828 gene encoding LOW QUALITY PROTEIN: uncharacterized protein (The sequence of the model RefSeq protein was modified relative to this genomic sequence to represent the inferred CDS: deleted 2 bases in 1 codon), with protein MGWVLEKILLNFQLQLSYRKLPYLLTNEKNVMILEAGYQILEVDGSEEMYDRIILGGNAQDALKVLGAEATHEKLKTLGAFQYICSNVFLHCDESLMPHNSFAWSTRNFLGTTSNGVCVTSWLNILQSIESAGPLLVTLIPPRVPNHVLLKWNISHPIPSIAAAKANHELNNIQGKRGIWFCGSYQGYGYHEDSVKAGKAAASGLLGMKCDLLVNQKPMVPSWTEAGARFLVAKNLDQYISIGNFCMLEEGGTTFSFGKACEKCDIKSVIPVHDPQFYWKAATEGDLGFASAYIHGYISFVDHRNGLVNLVRIILANRCERKRLSSTTRTSSYTRKAWWAPLLGISGVAFAKYFLRHALRTNSVSKARKNISEHYDLSNDFFALYLDPTMTYSSGIFKVEDESLEAAQLRTKLDSLINKAKVGSGHHVLDIGCGWGTLAIRLVKKTGCKCTGITLSEEQLKYAKRKVKESGLEDRITILLCDYRQIPNGQKFDRIISCEMLEHVGHELYDFFFASCEYHLAEHGLFVLQTIALPEEMYDKMRMRPEFAKTYIFPGGCLPSLGRIVSAMTNASRLNIQHLENIGDHYYTTLMNWRDNFAANRILLFVLIFCRKASALGFDEKFIRTWEYYLGYCTALFKSRITIDYQIVFARPGDSKLPSYVAIA; from the exons ATGGG TTGGGTTCTGGAAAAGATACTTTTGAACTTCCAACTACAGTTATCTTATAGAAAATTACCCTACTTATTAACTAATGAGAAAAATGTTATGATACTGGAAGCAGGTTACCAAATTTTAGAAGTTGATGGTTCAGAAGAGATGTACGATAGGATCATATTAGGTGGCAATGCACAGGATGCACTAAAAGTACTAGGAGCTGAAGCAACACATGAGAAACTGAAGACTCTAGGAGCTTTCCAGTATATCTGCAG TAATGTGTTCCTCCACTGTGATGAAAGTTTGATGCCACATAATTCTTTCGCATGGAGCACTAGGAACTTCTTGGGGACAACAAGCAATGGTGTCTGTGTTACCTCCTGGCTAAATATACTTCAG AGCATTGAATCTGCCGGGCCTTTACTTGTGACACTGATCCCTCCTCGTGTTCCTAATCATGTATTGCTTAAATGGAATATTAGCCACCCAATTCCTTCCATTGCTGCTGCAAAGGCTAATCATGAGCTCAATAACATCCAAGGAAAGAGGGGAATTTGGTTCTGTGGCTCATACCAAG GCTACGGATACCATGAGGACAGTGTTAAG GCTGGGAAAGCAGCAGCTTCAGGATTGCTTGGAATGAAATGTGACCTTTTGGTTAACCAAAAACCGATGGTCCCATCATGGACTGAGGCTGGCGCACGT TTTTTGGTAGCAAAAAATTTAGACCAGTACATATCTATTGGTAACTTCTG CATGCTCGAGGAAGGAGGCACTACGTTTAGTTTTGGTAAAGCATGTGAGAAATGTGATATAAAATCTGTGATACCAGTTCATGATCCCCAGTTCTATTGGAAG GCTGCAACAGAAGGAGACCTTGGTTTTGCATCTGCCTACATCCATGGCTATATCTCATTTGTTGATCACCGAAACGGCCTTGTGAACCTTGTACGG ATTATATTGGCTAATAGATGTGAACGCAAAAGGTTAAGCAGCACTACTAGGACAAG TAGTTATACAAGGAAGGCCTGGTGGGCACCGTTGCTTGGAATTAGTGGAGTTGCATTTGCAAAATATTTTCTGCGTCATGCCTTGCGGACGAATAGTGTATCCAAAGCTCGTAAAAATATATCTGAACACTATGATCTG AGTAATGATTTCTTTGCTCTTTATCTGGATCCAACAATGACGTATTCTTCTGGTATTTTCAAG GTGGAGGACGAGAGCTTAGAAGCAGCCCAGCTACGTACTAAGCTTGACAGTCTCATTAATAAG GCTAAGGTGGGGTCAGGGCATCATGTTCTTGACATTGGTTGTGGTTGGGGCACTTTAGCAATACGGTTGGTGAAGAAAACTGGTTGCAAGTGCACAGGAATTACATTATCCGAGGAGCAACTGAAATACGCCAAGAGAAAGGTGAAAGAATCTGGATTAGAG GACCGCATAACTATCCTGCTTTGCGATTACCGTCAAATACCGAATGGCCAAAAGTTTGATAGGATTATAAGTTG TGAGATGCTTGAACATGTTGGCCATGAGTTATacgattttttttttgcctcctgcGAGTATCATTTGGCAGAACACGGCCTATTTGTCCTCCAG ACCATTGCGCTTCCAGAGGAAATGTATGACAAAATGAGGATGCGGCCTGAGTTTGCAAAGACATATATCTTCCCCGGTGGTTGCCTACCTTCTCTAGGCCGGATTGTGTCTGCCATGACAAATGCATCAAGGCTCAA CATTCAACACCTTGAGAATATTGGGGACCACTATTACACGACTCTAATGAACTGGAGGGACAACTTCGCAGCAAACAGA ATTCTCTTATTTGTTTTGATATTTTGCAGAAAAGCTTCTGCCCTAGGATTTGATGAAAAATTCATCCGTACTTGGGAGTATTATTTAGGTTATTGTACGGCTTTGTTCAAATCACGCATAACTATAGATTACCAG ATAGTGTTTGCTCGGCCAGGCGATTCAAAGCTACCAAGCTATGTTGCCATTGCATAA